Proteins encoded in a region of the Hyla sarda isolate aHylSar1 unplaced genomic scaffold, aHylSar1.hap1 scaffold_165, whole genome shotgun sequence genome:
- the LOC130311600 gene encoding uncharacterized protein LOC130311600 — MKCQGKRRRSREREEEEPGVEKKSQGKKRRAKPGEVPREERKSQKKRGRARKREEEPGEEKWSQGKRGSTRGREEVSEEERKRERKRGSAKRRSAKGRKEEPGEEKKSGRAREREEEPGEERKHQGKRRRAWGREEEERGGREEVPREEKKSQGKRRRARGREEEPGEERKCMRKRRRAGGRQEVQEEEKKCKGKREEEPGEERKSQKKSGRARGREEAPEEEKKHQRKSQGKRRRARGREEEPREERK; from the coding sequence ATGAAGTGCCAAGGGAAGAGAAGAAGATCCagggaaagagaagaagaagagccaGGTGTAGAGAAGAAGAGCCAGGGGAAGAAAAGAAGAGCCAAGCCCGGGGAAGTGCCAAGGGAAGAGAGGAAGAGCCAGAAAAAGAGAGGAAGAGCCAGAAAAAGAGAGGaagagccaggggaagagaagtggAGCCAGGGGAAGAGAGGAAGCACCAGAGGAAGAGAGGAAGTGTCAGAGGAAGAGAGGAAGCGCGAGAGGAAGAGAGGAAGCGCCAAGAGAAGAAGTGCCAAGGGAAGAAAAGaagagccaggggaagagaagaagAGTGGAAGAGCCAGGGAAAGAGAGGAAGAGCCAGGGGAAGAAAGGAAGCATCAAGGAAAGAGAAGACGAGCCTGgggaagagaagaagaagagcggGGGGGAAGAGAGGAAGTGCCAAGGGAAGAGAAGaagagccaggggaagagaagaagagccaggggaagagaagaagAGCCGGGGGAAGAGAGGAAGTGCATGAGGAAGAGAAGAAGAGCCGGGGGAAGACAGGAAGTACAAGAGGAAGAGAAGAAGTGCAAAGGGAAGAGAGAGGAAGAGCCAGGCGAAGAGAGGAAGAGCCAGAAAAAGAGTGGTAGAGCCAGGGGAAGAGAGGAAGCGCCAGAGGAAGAGAAGAAGCACCAGAGGAAGAGCcagggaaagagaagaagagccaggggaagagaagaagAGCCAAGGGAAGAAAGGAAGTGA